Proteins from one Gimesia maris genomic window:
- a CDS encoding glycosyltransferase family 39 protein gives MDIVVDESMTATDASKSVTEQQPNSSERNVKSSWTVWFLVTGIIITGLVFRLMLLDAFFLDFDESMHFQAAREVTLYDAWVASRVHTHPPLIFLFYHYWIALGDSEMILRLPSLLFSLSALFLGFLWMREILGERPALAGLAFLAFSMPMIHLGALMRGYTLLLTFIFAALYLQERFYQTGSLRALAGNCCCLILAMLTHYSAAWLILALGLMGILRIATGTFTKRMFAGWVTSQFALLGVCLALYFGHVRQFVRSDTQTALWDFWLIDSAFDPTTTNPAYLAMMRVVEFIQYLSGPLWIFMTGLVVTGIVMLFKKGAQENLSKRIAIERGMLVLLPLLVAMLLFHLRIYPVGHTRHSIWLVPFVALGLAAGTWPLLKCPGTFRTIIAVLFVSLWIYTYAYPNVWKLKTTQTPQMARKMISIIEETVPEGETILMDDSTRNVLEYYLVGRRVMHGKSLGSGYIEYEMGGYRIITIPKFHFYMYDIKAAWPSFQQVFGAASTKPLWVVYIGFETPANEVSKIFKRFPPGKLIKQVKYLDNQILQVQFQGP, from the coding sequence ATGGACATCGTTGTTGATGAAAGTATGACCGCTACCGATGCGAGCAAGTCTGTTACGGAACAGCAGCCGAATTCCAGTGAAAGAAATGTCAAATCTTCGTGGACGGTCTGGTTTCTGGTGACTGGAATTATAATCACAGGTCTCGTTTTCCGATTGATGCTGTTGGATGCATTTTTTCTTGACTTTGACGAGTCGATGCATTTTCAGGCAGCCCGGGAAGTAACACTGTATGATGCATGGGTTGCCAGTCGGGTTCATACTCACCCTCCACTGATATTTCTCTTCTATCATTACTGGATTGCTTTAGGCGATTCGGAAATGATACTCAGGTTGCCGTCGCTGTTATTCAGTCTTTCTGCGTTGTTCCTGGGGTTTCTGTGGATGCGAGAAATTCTGGGAGAGCGACCAGCATTAGCAGGACTTGCCTTTCTGGCTTTTTCAATGCCCATGATCCATCTTGGTGCATTAATGCGTGGATACACGCTGTTACTTACTTTTATTTTTGCAGCCCTGTATTTACAGGAGCGATTTTATCAAACAGGTTCATTGCGTGCGCTGGCAGGGAACTGCTGTTGTCTGATCCTGGCCATGCTGACTCACTACAGCGCCGCCTGGTTGATTCTGGCCCTGGGCTTAATGGGGATATTACGAATCGCGACAGGTACATTCACGAAGCGGATGTTTGCAGGCTGGGTGACCTCACAGTTCGCGTTACTTGGAGTCTGTCTGGCCCTTTACTTTGGGCATGTGCGCCAGTTTGTGAGAAGTGATACGCAGACAGCTCTGTGGGACTTCTGGCTGATTGACAGTGCGTTTGATCCAACCACCACCAATCCCGCTTATCTGGCGATGATGCGGGTTGTGGAATTTATTCAATACCTATCAGGTCCATTGTGGATTTTTATGACCGGTCTGGTAGTGACTGGTATTGTCATGTTGTTCAAGAAAGGGGCACAGGAAAATCTTTCAAAAAGGATCGCGATCGAGCGAGGAATGCTGGTTCTCCTGCCATTATTGGTAGCAATGCTGCTGTTTCATTTACGCATCTATCCCGTCGGACACACACGGCATTCGATATGGCTTGTGCCATTTGTGGCCTTGGGTCTGGCGGCAGGTACATGGCCGTTATTGAAATGTCCTGGTACTTTTCGAACGATTATTGCTGTGCTGTTCGTCTCCTTATGGATTTATACCTATGCCTATCCGAACGTTTGGAAGCTCAAAACCACGCAAACACCCCAAATGGCACGTAAGATGATTTCCATAATAGAGGAGACGGTGCCCGAAGGTGAGACGATCCTCATGGATGACAGCACACGAAATGTTCTGGAATACTATCTGGTAGGTCGAAGGGTGATGCACGGAAAATCTCTGGGAAGTGGATATATCGAGTACGAAATGGGGGGATACCGGATCATCACAATTCCTAAATTTCATTTTTATATGTACGACATCAAGGCAGCGTGGCCGAGCTTTCAACAGGTATTTGGCGCAGCCTCTACGAAACCACTCTGGGTGGTCTATATTGGATTTGAAACTCCAGCGAATGAAGTTTCAAAAATATTCAAACGATTTCCACCCGGAAAATTAATCAAACAAGTCAAGTATCTGGATAATCAGATTTTGCAGGTTCAGTTTCAGGGACCTTGA